From Gigantopelta aegis isolate Gae_Host chromosome 11, Gae_host_genome, whole genome shotgun sequence, the proteins below share one genomic window:
- the LOC121385287 gene encoding uncharacterized protein LOC121385287, which yields MAYQPFMFEPERSEHDSESDFDIGLSSGDKLEENVENIARLGNRDWCLCGNCRPMDTVKESICCLEVDQIGDKMQTTNLQCILEHYDFPIICLYPEVLRTALVARADIRRDDYTEPVPNRLWRDRQDFLSVAFLCW from the exons ATGGCTTACCAACCGTTTATGTTTGAGCCCGAACGTTCCGAACATGATAGTGAGTCGGACTTCGACATAGGATTATCTTCAGGCGATAAATTGGAAGAAAATGTCGAAAATATTGCGCGATTGGGAAACCGAGATTGGTGTTTGTGTGGCAACTGCAGACCAATGGACACGGTAAAAGAAAGTATCTGTTGTTTAGAAGTAGACCAAATCGGCGACAAAATGCAAACCACCAACTTGCAGTGCATTCTAGAACATTATGATTTCCCGATTATATGTTTGTATCCAGAAGTGCTCAGGACAGCCCTCGTAGCCAGAGCCGACATACGACGCGATGACTACACAGAACCAGTACCAAATAG gCTGTGGCGAGATCGTCAGGATTTTCTCAGTGTAGCATTTTTATGTTGGTGA